One segment of Malassezia restricta chromosome V, complete sequence DNA contains the following:
- a CDS encoding 3-isopropylmalate dehydratase, with protein sequence MTTPQAKPPRTIYQKIFDAHLISEEEDGTCLIYIDRHLVHEVTSPQAFEGLRLAGRPVRRTDCTLATVDHNIPTVSRDHFKNTETFVQESDSRLQCITLEQNVKEFGLTFFGLTDSRQGIVHVIGPEQGFTVPGATLVCGDSHTSTHGAFGVLAFGIGTSEVEHVLATQTLLQKRMKNILIEVNGDLPEGVTSKDIMLHIIGLIGTAGGTGGVLEFAGSTIRRLSMEARMSMCNMSIEAGARAGLVAPDEMTLDYLRGRPLVPKGEEWDRAAAHWLSLASDPGAQYDKVVKIDAQDIPPTVTWGTSPQDTVSITGQVPDPAKAPSEELASEWTHSLKYMGLEPNTPIEQIKIDKVFIGSCTNSRIEDLRAAARILHGRKVAPHVQAMLVPGSGLVKRQAEAEGLDAVFKSAGFDWREAGCSMCLGMNPDQLSPGERCASTSNRNFEGRQGAGGRTHLMSPAMAAAAAVTGYLTDVRKLMKGQLPGFPATSSQFDATPKDPRAFIEEGILHAPVVSAPPPVMHHAPVASAATAKHPDASAQGMPAFRVLKGIAAPMERSNVNTDVIIPKQFLKTIKRTGLGSALFWPLRYDVQTNEPNHDFVLNKEPYTHAKILVVAGSNFGCGSSREHAPWSLLDFGIRAVIAESFADIFRNNMTKNGQLPVVLEPEQIQRVLKDAQAGKEVTVDLEQQKVICEDGTAFGFQVAPFTRHCLLHGLDDIALTLQKEKDISAFEQQRHDTPWLNGVVYGKGISAAEARMAKSTTDW encoded by the coding sequence atgacgacgccgcaAGCCAAGCCGCCGCGCACCATCTATCAGAAGATTTTTGATGCACATCTCATCTCGGAAGAGGAAGATGGTACGTGTCTTATCTACATCGACCGTCATCTCGTGCACGAAGTCACATCCCCACAAGCGTTCGAGGGCCTGCGCCTGGCAGGTCGGCCAGTGCGCCGAACGGACTGCACGCTCGCGACCGTCGACCACAACATCCCCACGGTGAGCCGCGATCATTTCAAGAACACCGAAACATTCGTGCAGGAGAGCGACTCGCGTCTCCAGTGCATTACGCTCGAGCAAAACGTCAAGGAGTTTGGCCTCACGTTCTTTGGTCTCACAGACAGCCGCCAGGGCATTGTGCACGTCATCGGCCCCGAACAGGGATTCACAGTGCCCGGTGCTACGCTTGTTTGTGGTGACTCGCACACGTCCACGCACGGTGCCTTTGGCGTGCTTGCCTTCGGTATTGGCACGTCCGAggtcgagcatgtgctagccacgcagacgctgctCCAGAAGCGCATGAAAAACATCCTTATCGAAGTGAATGGCGATCTCCCAGAAGGTGTCACAAGCAAGGACATTATGCTGCACATCATCGGCCTTATTGGTACCGCAGGCGGTACCGGCGGTGTGCTGGAATTCGCCGGATCTACCATTCGCCGCCTGTCCATGGAGGCGCGCATGAGTATGTGCAACATGAGTATCGAGGCCGGCGCGCGTGCAGGACTCGTTGCGCCGGATGAGATGACGCTAGACTACCTGCGCGGCCGTCCGCTCGTGCCCAAGGGCGAAGAATGGGACcgcgccgcagcgcacTGGCTCTCACTCGCGAGTGACCCGGGCGCCCAGTACGACAAGGTCGTGAAAATTGATGCCCAGGACATTCCGCCGACCGTGACGTGGGGCACGAGTCCTCAAGACACCGTGTCCATCACCGGTCAGGTGCCTGATCCAGCCAAGGCTCCGAGCGAGGAACTCGCGAGCGAATGGACACACTCGCTCAAGTACATGGGTCTCGAGCCTAACACGCCCATCGAGCAAATCAAGATTGACAAGGTGTTCATCGGCTCGTGCACCAACTCGCGCATTGAGGACCtgcgcgctgccgcgcggATCCTCCACGGCCGCAAGGTGGCGCCCCACGTCCAGGCCATGCTCGTACCTGGCTCCGGTCTCGTGAAAAGGCAGGCCGAAGCAGAGGGCCTTGATGCCGTGTTCAAGTCCGCAGGATTTGACTGGCGCGAAGCAGGCTGCTCCATGTGCCTCGGAATGAACCCAGATCAGCTGTCGCCGGGCGAGCGATGTGCGTCTACATCGAACCGCAACTTTGAGGGCCGACAGGGCGCAGGTGGTCGGACTCATCTCATGAGTCcagccatggccgccgctGCGGCCGTGACCGGATACCTAACCGATGTGCGCAAGCTTATGAAGGGACAGTTGCCCGGCTTCCCAGCTACCTCCTCGCAGTTCGACGCGACACCCAAGGATCCACGCGCCTTTATCGAGGAAGGCATCCTGCACGCACCCGTCGTCTCGGCGCCTCCGCCCGTGATGCACCACGCACCCGTAGCTTCTGCTGCTACGGCCAAACACCCGGATGCGAGTGCTCAGGGCATGCCGGCCTTCCGTGTGCTCAAAGGCATTGCTGCGCCCATGGAGCGCTCCAATGTCAACACCGACGTGATTATTCCCAAGCAGTTCCTGAAAACCATCAAGCGTACAGGTCTCGGTTCGGCACTGTTTTGGCCATTGCGGTACGACGTGCAAACAAACGAGCCGAACCACGACTTTGTGCTCAACAAGGAGCCATACACGCACGCCAAGATTCTCGTGGTCGCCGGCAGCAACTTTGGCTGCGGCTCGTCGCGTGAGCATGCACCTTGGTCGCTCCTCGACTTTGGTATCCGCGCCGTGATTGCGGAGAGCTTTGCCGACATTTTCCGCAACAATATGACCAAGAACGGCCAGCTGCccgtcgtgctcgagcCGGAACAAATCCAGCGTGTGCTGAAGGATGCGCAAGCCGGCAAGGAGGTGACGGTGGACCTCGAGCAGCAAAAGGTGATTTGTGAGGACGGCACGGCGTTTGGCTTCCAAGTCGCGCCATTCACACGCCACTGCCTGCTGCACGGTCTAGACGATATCGCGCTCACGCTGCAAAAAGAAAAGGACATTTCCGCctttgagcagcagcgccacgatACGCCATGGCTCAATGGTGTCGTATACGGCAAAGGTATTTCAGCCGCCGAAGCACGTATGGCCAAGTCTACCACGGATTGGTAA
- a CDS encoding V-type H+-transporting ATPase 16kDa proteolipid subunit, whose product MSESINMEMCPVYAPFFGAMGVTAAIVFTCLGASYGTAKSGVGISAMGVLRPDLLIRCIIPVVMAGIIAIYGLVVSVLISGDLKSPMTLYAGFIQLGAGLSVGLAGLAAGFAIGIVGDAGVRGTAQQPRLYIGMILILIFAEVLGLYGLIVALILNTRSQDAPQCMIRA is encoded by the exons ATGAGCGAAAGCATCAACATGGAGATGTGCCCTGTGTATGCACCCTTCTTCGGTGCCATGGGTGTGACGGCAGCTATTGTGTTTACGT GTCTGGGCGCCAGTTACGGTACGGCCAAGTCGGGTGTCGGTATCTCGGCCATGGGTGTGCTCCGCCCTGATCTCCTGATTCGCTGCATTATTCCCGTGGTTATGGCCGGTATCATTGCT ATCTACGGTCTCGTGGTGAGTGTGCTCATCTCTGGTGACCTCAAGTCGCCCATGACCTTGTACGCTGGCTTCATCCAGCTGGGCGCTGGTCTTTCTGTCGGTCTAGCTGGTTTGGCTGCCGGTTTCGCTATCGGTATTGTGGGTGACGCTGgtgtgcgcggcacggctCAGCAACCTCGCTTGTACATCGGTATGATTCTTATCCTCATTTTCGCCGAAGTACTGGGTCTATACGGTCTCATTGTGGCCCTGATTCTGAACACGAGGAGCCAGGATGCACCTCAG TGCATGATTCGGGCCTAA
- a CDS encoding mitochondrial-processing peptidase subunit beta, with product MSARLFLANPIKGNMRLSMPAARSLATAAIRQPLTQVTMLPNGLTVATESNPSAQTATVGAWIDAGSRSETQRNNGTAHFLEHMAFKGTNNRTQHGLELEVENLGAHLNAYTSREQTVFYAKAFRQDVGKAVDIVSDILQNSKLDASAIERERDVILREQEEVEKQAEEVVFDHLHEVAFQDQALGRTILGPKENILSISRDDLTNYIQSKYTADRMVLVGAGGVEHEELVKLAEKHFSHLPVAQNPIRLGENQYEPSRFVGSEVRVRDDTSSTCNIAIAVEGASWKSPDYYPMLVLQSIFGNWDRSLGSSPLMSSRLSHIVSTNNLANSFMHFSTSYSDTGLWGVYMVSENHMNLDDMVHFTLKEWQRASTGPSPAEVERAKSQLKASLLLGLDGTTAIAEDIGRQLITTGKRATPQEIEVAINSVTPAEIQRVAQKYIWDKDIAIAATGRVEGLLDYNRIRADMSTLIY from the exons ATGTCGGCTCGTTTGTTCTTGGCTAACCCTATCAAGGGCAACATGCGTCTGTCGATGCCGGCTGCTCGCTCGCTGGCTACGGCTGCTATCCGTCAGCCCCTGACACAGGTGACGATGCTGCCCAACGGTCTTACTGTGGCCACGGAGTCGAACCCATCGGCTCAGACGGCTACGGTGGGTGCGTGGATCGACGCTGGCTCCCGTTCGGAGACCCAGCGCAACAACGGCACGGCCCACTTTCTCGAGCACATGGCGTTCAAGG GCACGAACAACCGTACGCAACACGGCCTTGAGCTCGAGGTCGAGAACCTCGGCGCGCATCTGAATGCTTACACGTCGCGTGAACAGACGGTGTTCTACGCCAAGGCGTTCCGCCAAGACGTCGGCAAGGCTGTGGACATTGTGTCCGACATTTTGCAGAACTCGAAGCTCGACGCTTCGGCTAttgagcgcgagcgcgacgtgatTCTGCGTGAGCAAGAGGAGGTCGAGAAGCAGGCGGAAGAAGTGGTGTTTGACCACCTGCACGAGGTGGCGTTCCAGGACCAGGCGCTTGGCCGGACGATTCTCGGCCCGAAGGAGAACATCCTGTCGATTAGCCGTGATGACCTGACCAACTACATTCAGTCGAAGTACACGGCCGACCGCATGGTGCTTGTGGGCGCTGGTGGTGTAGAGCACGAGGAGCTTGTCAAGCTGGCTGAGAAGCACTTTAGCCACCTGCCCGTGGCGCAGAACCCGATCCGCCTGGGCGAGAACCAGTACGAGCCCAGTCGCTTTGTCGGCTCGGAGGTACGTGTGCGTGACGATacgtcgtcgacgtgcaACATTGCCATTGCCGTGGAAGGTGCGAGCTGGAAATCGCCTGACTACTATCccatgctcgtgctccAGTCGATCTTTGGCAACTGGGACCGTTCGCTTGGCTCGTCCCCGCTCATGTCGAGCCGTCTCTCGCACATTGTGTCGACCAACAACCTGGCCAACTCGTTCATGCACTTTAGCACGTCATACTCGGACACGGGTCTGTGGGGTGTGTACATGGTCAGTGAGAACCACATGAAcctggacgacatggtgcaCTTTACGCTCAAGGAGTggcagcgcgcgtcgacggGTCCATCGCCTGCCGAggtcgagcgtgccaagtCGCAGCTGAAGGCGTCGCTCCTGCTGGGTCTGGACGGCACGACTGCTATTGCCGAGGACATTGGTCGCCAGCTCATTACGACAGGCAAGCGCGCGACGCCTCAGGAGATTGAGGTGGCCATCAACTCCGTGACGCCTGCCGAGATTCAGCGTGTGGCGCAGAAGTACATCTGGGACAAGGACATTGCCATCGCCGCTACGGGCCGCGTTGAGGGTCTGCTGGACTACAACCGTATCCGTGCGGACATGTCGACGCTCATCTACTAA
- a CDS encoding zinc finger protein, C3HC4 type (RING finger), producing the protein MLRETAYTNELNTDLDGASNPSEPILLSSDDEDPSEGEWQVQSVRRLSPNELRRQRMNAAREALRRAAHVPPRPTASHTLLSSYKCPICLCPPTNISVTPCGHIFCGSCLYDSLSTNLRQEFDTVGRESGYGESPFTPFGSGGALALANAAGASVHGTRGLFHELVHQRHRQAQDQRPSATQATSATRMRASNGTERIKGVCPVCRGPIKGGFTGLGRKGILGLDIMLGTPKTDDTPHDDASIPQKRQRN; encoded by the coding sequence ATGCTTCGTGAAACAGCATATACGAACGAACTCAATACAGACTTAGATGGTGCAAGTAATCCATCGGAGCCGATTCTCTTGTCGAGTGATGACGAAGACCCCAGTGAAGGTGAGTGGCAAGTGCAATCTGTGCGGCGGCTCTCGCCCAACGAGCTTCGACGACAGCGCATGAATGCGGCACGCGAAGCCCTTCGTCGTGCTGCCCATGTACCACCGAGACCCACTGCATCACACACGCTGTTGTCTTCGTACAAGTGTCCTATCTGTCTATGTCCTCCCACGAATATTAGCGTGACGCCTTGCGGCCACATTTTTTGTGGCTCGTGCCTGTACGACTCGTTGTCCACGAATCTGCGCCAGGAGTTCGATACAGTTGGACGAGAGTCTGGATACGGTGAAAGTCCCTTCACACCGTTTGGCAGTGGCGGCGCCTTGGCTCTGGCGAacgctgctggcgcgtCGGTCCATGGTACGCGAGGCCTATTTCATGAGCTAGTGCATCAACGACACCGCCAGGCCCAGGACCAACGTCCGTCGGCCACACAGGCCACATCTGCGACCCGCATGCGTGCTTCCAATGGCACAGAGCGCATCAAAGGAGTCTGCCCTGTGTGCCGCGGTCCAATTAAGGGCGGTTTCACGGGACTCGGACGAAAAGGCATTCTGGGCCTGGATATTATGCTGGGCACCCCTAAAACAGACGATACCCCTCACGACGATGCGTCTATACCCCAAAAGCGGCAACGCAATTGA
- a CDS encoding mediator of RNA polymerase II transcription subunit 6: protein MASTEPFDVNLLHVQWKNPEYLAFLSAQKGGVNAGQSVLDASNVMEYFSTSPFYDRRSNNEHVRMQSAVLVNQALMSAHQSGIDAMQNVANMLETELKRFTGLEFALVHARPPVCFVIHKRWRHSPDKVDKPLASYYIINDCIYQAPDIYTILSTRLQSSIKGLHSTLREQREHRSTFSPRRGHYGRFLTMDPT, encoded by the coding sequence ATGGCGTCCACCGAGCCATTCGATGTCAACTTGCTGCATGTGCAGTGGAAGAACCCCGAGTATCTTGCGTTTCTAAGCGCACAGAAAGGCGGTGTGAATGCAGGGCAGTCAGTACTGGATGCGTCGAATGTGATGGAGTATTtcagcacgtcgccctTTTACGATCGGCGCAGCAACAATGAGCATGTGCGAATGCAgagcgccgtgctcgtgaATCAAGCCCTGATGTCAGCACACCAGTCAGGCATAGATGCTATGCAGAACGTGGCGAATATGCTCGAAACCGAACTCAAGCGCTTCACTGGCTTGGAATTTGCACTAGTACATGCAAGGCCACCGGTTTGTTTCGTCATACACAAGCGCTGGCGACATTCGCCAGACAAGGTCGACAAGCCATTAGCGTCGTACTATATTATAAATGACTGCATTTATCAGGCGCCGGACATCTATACCATTCTGTCGACGCGGCTTCAATCGTCGATCAAGGGACTGCACTccacgctgcgcgagcagcgcgagcacCGCTCGACATTCAGTCCACGTCGGGGGCACTATGGCCGCTTTCTCACCATGGATCCTACGTGA
- a CDS encoding signal peptidase I, which translates to MLSGVADTMRASSWRRQMAQFVQMLHVIAMALAVWKGLGIVTNSESPVVVVLSGSMEPAFHRGDLLFLTMGSKPIEVGEITVYSVPGTEIPIVHRVTETRPNPKKKHGQLLLTKGDNNHGDDIMLYKGPRWIRDDQIVGRVQGYVDMSLTVTDSFPMLAT; encoded by the coding sequence atgctgTCTGGCGTAGCCGATACCATGCGCGCGTCATCATGGCGACGCCAGATGGCGCAGTTCGTGCAAATGCTGCATGTGATTGCCATGGCGCTGGCTGTTTGGAAGGGCCTAGGCATCGTGACGAATAGCGAGTCGCCCGTGGTCGTCGTGTTGAGTGGCAGCATGGAACCTGCCTTCCACCGCGGCGATCTGCTGTTTCTGACGATGGGAAGCAAGCCGATCGAAGTGGGTGAAATCACCGTGTACAGCGTGCCTGGCACTGAGATCCCGATTGTGCACCGTGTGACAGAGACACGACCGAATCCAAAAAAGAAGCATGGCCAGCTACTTCTTACGAAAGGCGACAACAATCACGGTGACGATATCATGTTATACAAAGGGCCGCGATGGATCCGCGATGACCAAATAGTGGGGCGCGTTCAAGGGTACGTGGACATGTCTCTCACCGTAACAGATTCATTCCCTATGCTGGCTACGTAA
- a CDS encoding poly(A) polymerase, with product MTAPTAFSHPRGRQVERMSTGVQMWGVTPPISLSGPTEKDLEITQALEEELRANNVFESSEEAKLREVVLGRVDALVKEFVYRASIQHGLSENAARASGGKIFTFGSYRLGVHGPGSDIDTLCVAPKHVQREDFFEIFEALLKERDDVTEVAAVPEAYVPLIKTKFMGISIDFLFARIPLPRIDDALELRDDNLLKNLDERDVRSLGGSRVTDEILRLVPNVHVFRLALRCIKLWAGRRAIYANVLGFLGGVAWAMLVARICQLYPNEVAGAIVSRFFLILLQWKWPQPVLLKPIEDGPLPIRVWNPRLYPTDRLHRMPIITPAYPSMCATHNVTQSTQMVMTQEFQRGSEIVDRIFLGKATWKELFEKHDFFHRYKYYLQVIASSGSADLQLKWEGTVESKLRQLIMKLELVPSLLIAHPFVDGFNHECVCYTDEEVRQVATGEMPPEVAARSKLQDLPPEGEAAKVKDQETQDNASDRRTVYTTTFYIGLKVEPRQAHETSVRRFDISYPTLDFTQRVKQWDQYDESAMGIVVRHIKGSHLPDYVFEGDPRPRKGPSSKRAKNKHSDSATEDAAKKIKVSEAVPSTTPESGSTS from the exons ATGACCGCTCCCACGGCTTTCTCTCATCCCCGTGGACGACAGGTCGAGCGAATGAGCACGGGCGTCCAGATGTGGGGCGTGACGCCGCCTATCTCGCTGAGCGGGCCGACGGAAAAGGACTTGGAGATTACCCAGGCCCTTGAGgaggagctgcgtgcgaatAATGTGTTCGAGTCGTCGGAAGAGGCCAAGCTCCGAGAGGTGGTGCTCggccgcgtcgatgcgcttgTCAAAGAGTTTGTGTACCGTGCATCGATCCAGCATGGCCTATCGGAGaacgcggcgcgtgcctcgGGCGGCAAAATCTTCACATTTGGCTCCTACCGACTCGGTGTGCATGGGCCCGGCTCGGATATCGACacgctgtgcgtcgctccCAAGCACGTCCAGCGCGAAGACTTTTTCGAGATCTTCGAGGCCCTGTTGAAGGAGCGCGATGACGTCACGGAAGTAGCGGCGGTGCCAGAAGCGTACGTCCCGCTGATCAAAACCAAGTTTATGGGCATCTCGATCGATTTCCTCTTTGCACGCATTCCCCtgccgcgcatcgacgacgcactcgagctgcgcgatgATAATCTACTCAAGAACCTCGATGAGCGCGACGTCCGCAGTCTTGGTGGCTCGCGTGTGACGGACGAAATTTTGCGCCTCGTGCCCAACGTGCATGTATTCCGCCTGGCCCTACGCTGCATCAAGCTGTGGGCCGGTCGACGCGCTATTTATGCCAACGTGCTCGGATTCCTCGGTGGTGTTGCATGGGCCATGCTTgtcgcgcgcatctgcCAGCTGTATCCAAATGAAGTGGCGGGTGCGATTGTGAGCCGCTTCTTTCTCATCTTGCTGCAGTGGAAGTGGCCCCAGCCTGTGCTGCTCAAGCCTATCGAGGACGGGCCCCTGCCTATTCGCGTATGGAATCCGCGACTCTACCCGACTGACCGACTTCATCGCATGCCGATCATCACACCTGCATACCCAtcgatgtgcgcgactCACAACGTCACACAATCGACTCAGATGGTCATGACACAGGAGTTTCAGCGGGGTAGCGAGATTGTCGACCGCATTTTTCTTGGCAAGGCTACCTGGAAGGAACTTTTTGAGAAGCACGACTTCTTCCACAGGTACAAGTACTACCTGCAGGTCATTGCCTCGTCCGGCTCGGCGGATCTGCAGCTCAAGTGGGAAGGCACGGTCGAGTCCAAGCTGCGTCAGCTCATCATGAAACTTGAGCTTGTTCCCTCCCTGCTCATTGCTCACCCATTCGTCGACGGATTCAATCATGAGTGCGTGTGCTATACAGATGAGGAGGTGAGACAGGTAGCCACGGGCGAAATGCCGCCAGAGGTCGCCGCTCGCTCCAAGCTACAGGACCTGCCGCCAGAAGGCGAGGCCGCGAAGGTAAAGGATCAGGAGACGCAAGACAACGCCTCAGACCGGCGAACCGTCTACACTACCACCTTTTACATCGGGCTCAAAGTCGAGCCACGGCAAGCCCATGAAACGTCCGTTCGCCGCTTTGATATCTCGTATCCTACGTTGGACTTTACTCAGCGCGTCAAGCAGTGGGACCAGTACGACGAGTCAGCTATGGGCATTGTCGTCCGCCATATCAAAGG ATCCCATTTGCCCGATTACGTATTTGAGGGAGATCCACGTCCGAGGAAAGGGCCGTCGAGCAAGCGGGCTAAGAACAAG CATTCAGATTCGGCCACAGAGGACGCTGCGAAAAAAATCAAGGTGTCGGAGGCTGTGCCTTCGACCACCCCAGAATCGGGTTCGACGTCATAG
- a CDS encoding S2P endopeptidase, with protein MLPWLAWAACVWALGYAARRTVRRSQVQVAPGVVHYDTVALNEWPAAIVRPCMYGRAYRAVLALYDVGVVVAGLAMVASLAVVLVTCCQLFLRVSPRLAKRDAIPDAAPLWLTPLVPGVNLPLRHAAALVPVGLVSQMLHEAGHAVAAALHHVEPLSIGLYVFFPAIPVAYVQLPEQLRGQRARLQVVSAGVWHNAMLVLCFVLASSLASVFWTDAQSLRVSAPGPLRADVPRNSRITALNDVPVSAMPPTERLHAWTRLVHDTPWPAEPGWCIPPATWTQASDACCHEPSDSLACFSSASEQRCMLPLDIFVHSTRCHDTCSQGFCAAPQDPLARLYLDDDLVVLRGPFRGLSQTMRISTKQLRFPWIYLVPEVWADTLAHYGAYLYQLVFMVNVALLLINMLPIPALDGSAYLQHAMGLPVPFHEAYDLEDPAAMPRPTGQRLLLVIQGTTCILTGLALVGSIWVSALPT; from the coding sequence ATGCTGCCATGGCTGGCCTGGGCAGCCTGCGTATGGGCACTGGGGTatgctgcgcgacgcacggtgcgccgcagccAAGTGCAAGTCGCGCCTGGTGTCGTGCATTACGACACAGTCGCGTTGAATGAGTGGCCTGCTGCGATCGTTCGGCCGTGCATGTACGGCCGCGCCTATCGTGCTGTCCTGGCGCTGTACgacgtgggcgtcgtggtGGCCGGTCTGGCTATGGTCGCGTCCCTTGCCGTGGTGCTGGTGACGTGCTGTCAGCTGTTCCTGCGTGTGTCGCCCCGACTGGCGAAACGCGATGCCATACCAGATGCTGCGCCCCTTTGGCTCACCCCCCTCGTGCCGGGCGTCAATCTCCCTCTGCGacacgccgcggccctCGTGCCCGTGGGACTCGTCTCTCAAATGCTTCACGAGGCTGGCCATGCTGTggctgccgcgctgcaccaCGTTGAGCCTCTCTCTATCGGCCTCTATGTTTTTTTTCCTGCCATCCCCGTGGCGTACGTCCAGCTGCCGGAGCAGCTTCGTGGCCAACGCGCGCGGCTTCAAGTAGTGAGTGCAGGGGTGTGGCACAATGCTATGTTGGTGCTCTGCTTTGTGCTCGCCTCGTCACTCGCCTCGGTGTTTTGGACGGATGCGCAGAGTCTGCGTGTCTCTGCACCTGGCCCCCTCCGGGCGGACGTGCCTCGGAACTCACGGATCACGGCGCTGAACGACGTGCCTGTATCAGCCATGCCGCCCACCGAACGTCTCCATGCATGGAcacgcctcgtccacgatACCCCATGGCCCGCTGAGCCGGGCTGGTGCATCCCGCCTGCGACATGGACCCAAGCGTCCGACGCATGCTGTCACGAGCCGAGTGACTCGCTTGCTTGCTTTTCAAGTGCCTCGGAGCAGCGATGTATGCTGCCTCTGGACATCTTCGTGCATTCTACACGATGCCACGATACGTGCTCCCAGGGCTTTTGTGCCGCCCCCCAAGACCCACTGGCGCGTCTCTACCTTGATGACGACCTCGTGGTGCTGCGGGGCCCGTTTCGTGGCTTGTCTCAGACGATGCGCATATCCacgaagcagctgcgcTTTCCGTGGATCTACCTAGTACCAGAGGTATGGGCCGACACACTCGCTCACTACGGCGCGTACCTCTACCAACTCGTGTTCATGGTCAACGTGGCCCTCCTGCTCATCAACATGCTCCCTATACCCGCGCTTGATGGGAGCGCCTACCTCCAACACGCCATGGGCCTCCCTGTCCCCTTTCACGAGGCTTACGACCTGGAAGATCCAGCGGCGATGCCGCGACCGACCGGCCAACGCCTGCTACTTGTCATCCAAGGCACGACATGCATCCTGACAGGCTTGGCGCTCGTAGGCAGCATATGGGTCTCGGCACTCCCTACATAG
- a CDS encoding epsin yields the protein MDLEEIGNKLSNLTFYDIKKMYTQAKNYALNISEIEAKVREATNDDPWGASSTLMQEIAQATFNYHDFNEIMPTIFRRFVEKEAHDWRQIYKALQLLEYIVKNGSERVVDEARAHLSTIKILRNFHYIDEQGKDQGVNIRARAKELAALLSDFDTIRAERRKARANRAKYQGVGSSDFVPGSGSGRYGGFSSDAYYASGGASGVYGTGAAGSSSAEPDFEEYHAGDDEDTAPAPQTSGPPVADLFSFDDEPPAVSKPAASKPATADDDFDDFQTAAPPKPPTPVKSATAPAPRGGDLFDLLDDVPSKPVAKPAQQPAATPARKSTHHPPPVKPSAAPAASASSASLFDDLWTESRGKSSTTTQQGPKSMAQLAQDQSSSSVWGESRTRSTPPTTSKDLFDLL from the exons ATG GATCTTGAGGAAAT CGGCAACAAGCTGTCGAACTTGACATTCTATGACATCAAGAAGATGTACACGCAGGCGAAGAATTATGCCCTCAACATCAGCGAAATTGAGGCCAAGGTGCGCGAGGCTACGAACGATGATCCATG GGGTGCCAGCTCGACGCTGATGCAAGAGATCGCTCAGGCCACCTTTAATTACCATGACTTTAACGAAATTATGCCAACGATTTTTCGGCGCTTTGTCGAAAAGGAGGCGCACGACTGGCGTCAAATCTACAAAGCTCTCCAGCTGCTAGAGTACATTGTCAAGAACGGCTCGGAGCGTGTGGTCGatgaggcgcgtgcgcacctATCCACGATCAAAATCCTGCGCAACTTCCACTACATTGACGAGCAGGGCAAGGATCAAGGCGTCAATATtcgcgcgcgtgcgaaAGAGCTCGCTGCTCTTCTTTCCGATTTTGACACGATCCGTGCGGAGCGCCGCAAGGCTCGTGCGAACCGCGCCAAGTACCAGGGTgtcggcagcagcgactTTGTGCCGGGCAGTGGCAGCGGTCGTTATGGTGGCTTTAGCAGCGATGCGTACTATGCTAGTGGCGGTGCCTCTGGCGTGTATGGCACGGGTGCGGcgggcagcagcagcgctgAACCCGACTTTGAAGAGTATCATGCgggcgatgacgaagacACGGCCCCTGCGCCCCAGACGTCGGGCCCGCCTGTCGCTGACCTCTTCAgcttcgacgacgagcctcCAGCGGTATCCAAACCCGCCGCGTCCAAGCCGGCGACTGCGGACGATGATTTCGATGATTTTCAgacggcagcgccaccCAAGCCGCCGACACCCGTCAAGAGCGCCAcggcaccagcgccgcgtggtGGCGACCTCTTTGACTTGTTGGATGATGTGCCATCGAAGCCAGTAGCGAAGCCAGCTCAGCAACCGGCAGCCACGCCAGCCCGCAAGTCCACACACCATCCGCCGCCTGTCAAGCCTTCGGCCGCCCCTGCGGCTTCCGCTTCTTCCGCTTCGCTCTTTGACGACTTGTGGACCGAGTCGCGCGGCAAgtcgtcgacgacgacgcaaCAAGGCCCCAAGAGCATGGCTCAGCTTGCGCAGGACCAGTCGAGCAGCTCTGTGTGGGGTGAGTCCAggacgcgcagcacgccacCAACCACATCCAAGGACTTGTTCGACTTGCTGTAG